ATTCGGCGCCGAGGAAATTCGTATTGAAACGGATCTGCGGCAGCAGGCCGTGCCTGTCGGCGATGCCCTTGAGGTAGCGGTGCAGCTCCGGCTGGGTCGGGTACTTGCGCGACCAGTCGGCGTTCGGCTCGAAGGAAAAGGAGTACAGGTGCGAGGGCACGTCGCAGGCCGCGCCCGGATAGTCGTTGTCGCGCCAGGTGCCGCCGACGCTGGCGCCGCGTTCGATCAGCAGGAAATCGCGCTGGCCCTGCTCTTTGAGCTTGATCGCCATGCACAGGCCGGCGAAGCCGGTGCCGACGATGGCCACTTCATGATCCGGCAGCTTGCGGGCCGTGTTCGGGACAGCGTTCATCTGCAATCTCCTTCAGGGCTAATCTGACAACAGGCGATGTCACTTTACATCTGACAACATGCCGTGTCAACATGTGCAGCATGCACGGTATTCGCTCGCGCGCCCCCCACCCCAACCCTCCCCCACAGCGGGGGGAGGATGTCACTGGTCATGCTTCTGATACCCCCTCCCCCTCGATCGGGGAGAGCTTGTATAGCCCCCTCCCCCTAGACAGGGGAGGGAGGGGTGGGGGCGTTGTTACGCGCCGCTATCGCGGCGTCAGCCTCGAAAAGCGCCAGGAAAGCCGCCGCGCCAGACTGGTCGAGGCCGGCCTGTCCGTGATCGGCACGCAGGGCTATCACGCCGCCACCGTGCGCACGATCTGTGCGGAGGCGGGCCTGACCGAGCGCTACTTCTACGAGTCCTTCGATAACCGCGAGGCCCTGCTCACGGCGGTGTATGAGCACTGCATCCAGAAGCTGACCGACATCATCCTGACGGCCATCCGCGCCGTGCCCAGCCCGGCCCCCGACACGCTGTCGCGCGCCGGCCTCACCGCCTTTTTCGAAGCGCTGCAGCGCGACCCGCGCATCGGCCGCATCCTGTTCATCGAGATCCTCGGCGTCAGCGAAACCGTGGACGACCTCTACCGGCGCACCACGCTGAACTTCACCCAGCTGGTGCTGCAGGTCTCGCGCCCGCTGTATCCCGGCGGCCGCATCCCGGTGCAGGACGAGGAGCTGGTCGCCACCGGCCTGGTCGGCGCCATGATCATGATCGCCACGCGCTGGATCCTCGGCGGCTACGACAAGCCGCTCGCGGTGGTCGTACAGAGCAGCATCGACATTTTCACCGCGGTGAATGCGCAGCTGATCGCCAAGGCGCAGCGCAGCGCGACCGAATCTTCCCCCTGACCCCGACACAGGAGCCTGTCCATGCGTCGTTTCCTGCTCATCACCCTCGTGGCGCTCGCCGCCCTGTTCGGCGGGCTGACCGCCTTCGACTACCTCGCGCCCGAGCAAGCCGCCGAGATCGGCGTCGGCCTGGAACGCGCGCGCAACGGGCTCACCGAAAAGCAGGCCACAGTGGACGGGCTCAACATCGCCTACCTGGAAGGCGGTGCGGGCGAGCCGCTGGTGCTGATCCATGGTTTCGGCGCGGACAAGGACAACTTCACCCGCGTGGCCGGCCACCTGACGCCGCATTACCGCGTGATCATTCCCGACCTGCCGGGCTTCGGCGAGAGCAGCAAGCCGCTGGATGCCGACTACACGATCGAAAAGCAGGCCGAGCGCGTGCACGCCTTCCTGCAGACGCTGGGCGTTCAGCGCGCGCACTTCGGCGGCAGTTCGATGGGCGGCGCGATCATCAGCGTCCACGCGCTGAAATACCCGGACGCCACCGCCAGCCTGTGGCTGCTGGGGCCGGCCGGCCTGTCCAAGGCGCTGGACTCCGAGCTGGGCAAGATCCTGCGCGAAACCGGCAAGAACCCGCTGCTGGCGCAAACGCCGGAGGAGTTCCCGGCCATCATGGATTTCGTCATGTCCAGGCCGCCGTTGTTCCCGCACTCGCTCAAGCGCGCGCTCGGCGAGCGCGCCGCCGCGGACTACCCGCTGCACCAGCGCATCTTCGCGCAGCTCAACGATCCCCAGCAGCCGCGACCGACGCTCGACGGCTATATCAAGGACATCCAGGCGCCGGCCCTGGTGGTCTGGGGCAACGAAGACCGTGCGCTCAACTACCAGGCGGCCGAGATCTACAAGGCCGAGATGCCCAGGGCCGAGGTCATCATCATGGACGGCATCGGCCACCTGCCGATGATCGAGGCGCCGCGCCAGGCAGCCCGGGATTACCTCGCGTTCCGCGCCGCGATCGACAAACCCTGAAGCGGGCCGGGTCCACCGGCCTGATATCGGTCAGGCCGGCGCCCAGAAGCCCTTGTTCTTGATGGCCCGGTACATCGCATCCGGGGCCAGATCCAGATCGCCGGGCCATGTCACTGCGCCATGCGTCACGCATACCTGCCTGAATAACGCCTTATTGGATAGAACGGCGAAAACGCCGGCGCGCCGGGAGTGGATGAGGCGCTCCATCTCGACGACGCCTTCCAGGCCATCCAGAAACCGCACACGCAACCTGTAACCCGGTAACGGCTCAACGGCCTTTACCCGCCAAGGCATGCGCGGCCGGATCGCGGGCGTCAGCCCAGCGGCTGGATTTTTTTTGGTACCTGGTTGCGTGCGCATAACTCCCAGTCCTCCATCGGTTCGGCACGATGCTGCTGCGCCCATTCCAGCACAAGAGACATTGCGCGGCGGGGCAAACCACCTTCCATGACTTCCAGGGTGCGAATATCGATCAAAACCTCATGCTCAGCGTACAGGGCATGAAAATGCGGGGGCGCATGATCGTTCCAGAACATCTGGATCAATATTCCGTAAAAGCTGCTGATGGTCGGCATTCCCTTGCCTCCTGATGACCCATCGCAAGTAGCATTTATAGAGAAGCCCTGGTCAATTCCTCTCGTCATTCCGGCGAAGAGCCCACCCCGGACTCGATCCGGGGCTGGAATCCAGCGACTTTACAAGGCACTGGATCCCGGCAGGCGGAACTGATATCCCTGGCCGCAAGACTGCCAAGAACGCGCTAGCCCAGCCATTGGCCGGGCGGGGCTTTTCCGCTATCCTGCGGCCTCTCCGAGCAGCCCCCGCGCACCGTCAGCGGCCGGCCTGCCGGCCTGATCAGTCCCGTCTTCCCGATTGTTCGAGGAACGCATGAAGAAGCCCGTCCGTGTCACCGTCACCGGCGCCGCCGGCCAGATTTCCTATTCGCTCGTGTTCCGCATCGCCGCCGGCGAGATGCTGGGCCCGGACCAGCCCGTCATCCTGCAGCTGCTGGAAATCACGCCCGCCATGCAGGCGCTGCAGGGCGTGGTGATGGAGATCAACGACTGCGCCTTCCCGCTGGTACAGGGCGTGGTCGCGACCGACAAGCTCGACGAGGCCTTCGACGGTTCGGACATCTGTCTTCTGGTCGGCGCGCGCCCGCGCGGCCCCGGCATGGAGCGCAAGGATCTGCTGTCGGCCAACGGCGCGATCTTCGGCCCGCAGGGCAAGGCCATCAACGACCGCGCGAGCCGCGACGTGAAGGTGCTGGTGGTCGGCAACCCGGCCAACACCAATGCCCTGATCGCCGCCAGCAACGCGCCCAAGCTCGACCGCCGCCAGTTCCACGCCATGACACGCCTGGACCACAACCGCGCCATCAGCCAGCTGGCCGAGAAGACCGGCGCGCACGTCAACGACATCCGGAAGGTCGTGATCTGGGGCAACCACAGCTCGACCCAGTACCCGGACATCCGCTTCGCCACCGTCAAGGGCAAGAAGGCCACCGACCTGGTGGACCCGGCCTGGTACCGCGATACCTACATCCCGACCGTGCAGCAACGCGGCGCCGCCATCATCAAGGCGCGCGGCGCAAGCTCGGCCGCCTCCGCCGCCTGCGCGGCGATGGACCACATCCGCAGCTGGGTGAAGGGCACGCCGGAGGGCGACTGGACCTCGATGGCCGTGCCGTCCGACGGCAGCTACGGCATCAAACCCGGCGTGGTGTACAGCTACCCCGTCACCTGCAAGAACGGCGATTACCAGATCGTGCAGGGCCTCGAGATCGACGCCTTCTCGCGCGAGAAGATGGACGCCACCGACGCCGAGCTGCGCGAGGAGCGCGCGGCGGTGGAGAACCTGCTCGGCGGCTGATCCCGCATCAGAACCCAACCCAGGGCCGCCACAA
Above is a genomic segment from Nevskiales bacterium containing:
- a CDS encoding DUF2442 domain-containing protein, with the translated sequence MGAAASCRTDGGLGVMRTQPGTKKNPAAGLTPAIRPRMPWRVKAVEPLPGYRLRVRFLDGLEGVVEMERLIHSRRAGVFAVLSNKALFRQVCVTHGAVTWPGDLDLAPDAMYRAIKNKGFWAPA
- a CDS encoding TetR/AcrR family transcriptional regulator yields the protein MHGIRSRAPHPNPPPQRGEDVTGHASDTPSPSIGESLYSPLPLDRGGRGGGVVTRRYRGVSLEKRQESRRARLVEAGLSVIGTQGYHAATVRTICAEAGLTERYFYESFDNREALLTAVYEHCIQKLTDIILTAIRAVPSPAPDTLSRAGLTAFFEALQRDPRIGRILFIEILGVSETVDDLYRRTTLNFTQLVLQVSRPLYPGGRIPVQDEELVATGLVGAMIMIATRWILGGYDKPLAVVVQSSIDIFTAVNAQLIAKAQRSATESSP
- a CDS encoding malate dehydrogenase yields the protein MKKPVRVTVTGAAGQISYSLVFRIAAGEMLGPDQPVILQLLEITPAMQALQGVVMEINDCAFPLVQGVVATDKLDEAFDGSDICLLVGARPRGPGMERKDLLSANGAIFGPQGKAINDRASRDVKVLVVGNPANTNALIAASNAPKLDRRQFHAMTRLDHNRAISQLAEKTGAHVNDIRKVVIWGNHSSTQYPDIRFATVKGKKATDLVDPAWYRDTYIPTVQQRGAAIIKARGASSAASAACAAMDHIRSWVKGTPEGDWTSMAVPSDGSYGIKPGVVYSYPVTCKNGDYQIVQGLEIDAFSREKMDATDAELREERAAVENLLGG
- a CDS encoding alpha/beta fold hydrolase, with amino-acid sequence MRRFLLITLVALAALFGGLTAFDYLAPEQAAEIGVGLERARNGLTEKQATVDGLNIAYLEGGAGEPLVLIHGFGADKDNFTRVAGHLTPHYRVIIPDLPGFGESSKPLDADYTIEKQAERVHAFLQTLGVQRAHFGGSSMGGAIISVHALKYPDATASLWLLGPAGLSKALDSELGKILRETGKNPLLAQTPEEFPAIMDFVMSRPPLFPHSLKRALGERAAADYPLHQRIFAQLNDPQQPRPTLDGYIKDIQAPALVVWGNEDRALNYQAAEIYKAEMPRAEVIIMDGIGHLPMIEAPRQAARDYLAFRAAIDKP
- a CDS encoding DUF4160 domain-containing protein; this encodes MPTISSFYGILIQMFWNDHAPPHFHALYAEHEVLIDIRTLEVMEGGLPRRAMSLVLEWAQQHRAEPMEDWELCARNQVPKKIQPLG